The following are encoded in a window of Dromaius novaehollandiae isolate bDroNov1 chromosome 11, bDroNov1.hap1, whole genome shotgun sequence genomic DNA:
- the LOC112987748 gene encoding protein eva-1 homolog C-like → MAAARQLQPPPLAGLGAALALLCLSAGVEAAPEFSGYLRKVLKNHTIHTCDGEQLIIMCPHKTTVSILGAFYGRRVPSPHLCPSPGNASEESTECMSATARQKLLDECQDQRWCQFSVHSQVFGPDPCPGTHKYLVASYKCRPANHRIKTVCENDKLRLQCRPKSILAIYSASYGRFLRGKPECDALNTEGPHIECLAPDALRRVSKKCHRKENCTVTADRATFGDPCFPGMKKQLRVSYTCVPRQLLEEVGPDTSDPFLLSDYTHGGWYKGPRFSRLREDLMIFTSSLEAFAHIWGIPEKVGLYFLCGVSGGLMLLLCIISPKMAFIQDMREAFKDPELGRSSELSRTKLQDEQDEDIPDDSSSDSSFRRLTRTYRATDNIFSPELTAAMEGAAEHRGHDGEEIWMPKESSPYAIHKIKSATK, encoded by the exons ATGGCTGCAGCCCGGCAGCTTCAGCCGCCTCCGctcgcggggctgggggcagccctggCCCTCCTGTGCCTCTCCGCTGGGGTCGAGGCAGCCCCAGAGTTTTCGG GCTACCTGCGCAAGGTGCTGAAGAACCACACTATCCATACCTGTGATGGGGAGCAGCTGATCATCATGTGCCCTCACAAGACCACTGTCAGCATCCTTGGCGCGTTCTATGGGCGCCGCGTGCCCAGCCCGCACCTCTGCCCCAGCCCTGGCAATGCCTCTGAGGAGAGCACCGAATGCATGTCTGCCACAGCCCGCCAG AAACTGCTGGATGAGTGCCAGGACCAGCGATGGTGCCAGTTCTCAGTTCACAGCCAAGTCTTTGGGCCAGATCCATGTCCTGGGACACACAAGTACCTTGTCGCTTCTTACAAGTGCCGGCCAG CTAACCATCGCATCAAGACTGTGTGTGAGAATGACAAGCTGAGGCTGCAATGCCGGCCAAAATCCATCCTGGCCATTTACTCTGCAAGTTATGGACGATTCCTGCGGGGCAAGCCAGAGTGTGATGCCCTGAACACTGAGGGACCTCATATAG AGTGTTTGGCTCCCGACGCCTTGAGGAGGGTTTCCAAGAAGTGCCACCGCAAGGAGAACTGCACTGTGACTGCTGACAGAGCCACCTTCGGGGATCCATGCTTCCCCGGCATGAAGAAACAGCTGCGGGTCTCCTACACATGCG tgcccaggcagctgctggaggaggtgggCCCTGACACCTCGGACCCCTTCCTGCTCTCGGACTACACACACG GTGGCTGGTACAAAGGGCCCAGGTTCTCCAGGCTCCGGGAAGACCTGATGATTTTTACTAGCTCTCTGGAAGCTTTTGCCCACATTTGGG GCATCCCAGAGAAAGTTGGCCTCTATTTTCTGTGTGGGGTCTCAGGAGGCCTCATGCTCCTGCTCTGCATCATCAGCCCCAAGATGGCCTTCATCCAGGACATGAGGGAGGCTTTCAAAGACCCAGAGCTGGGGAGAAGCTCAGAGCTGAGTAGGACCAAGCTGCAGGACGAGCAGGATGAAGACATTCCTGATGACAGCTCCTCAGACTCCTCCTTCCGCCGCCTCACCCGCACCTACCGGGCAACAGACAACATCTTCAGCCCTGAGCTGACCGCGGCAATGGAGGGGGCAGCAGAGCACCGGGGCCATGATGGGGAGGAGATCTGGATGCCCAAGGAGTCCAGCCCATATGCCATCCACAAGATCAAATCAGCCACCAAATGA
- the CLIC2 gene encoding chloride intracellular channel protein 2 yields MENQQHSPKKEPEIELFVKAGLDGENIGNCPFCQRLFMVLWLKGVKFNVTTVDMTRKPEELKDLAPGTNPPFLLFNKELKTDFIKIEEFLEQTLGPPTYPHLSPKYKESFDVGSDIFAKFSAYIKNPRKEANINFEKALLREFHRLDLYLNTPLPEEIDQDSMEDVTVSKRKFLDGDHLTLADCNLLPKLHIIKIAAKKYRDFEIPADMTGVWRYLHNAYACDEFSHTCPADEEIERTYASVAKKMT; encoded by the exons ATGGAGAATCAGCAGCACAGTCCCAAAAAGGAGCCTGAGATTGAGCTTTTTGTGAAG GCTGGTCTGGATGGAGAAAACATTGGAAATTGCCCCTTTTGTCAGCGCCTCTTCATGGTGCTGTGGCTCAAAGGAGTCAAGTTCAATGTGACCACAGTGGACATGACCAG GAAACCCGAAGAGCTAAAAGATTTAGCACCAGGCACCAACCCACCCTTCTTGCTGTTCAACAAGGAGCTGAAAACAGACTTCATTAAGATTGAGGAGTTCCTGGAGCAGACCCTTGGCCCACCCAC GTATCCGCACTTGAGCCCCAAATACAAGGAGTCCTTCGATGTTGGTAGTGACATCTTTGCCAAGTTCTCAGCATACATCAAGAATCCACGCAAGGAAGCAAATATCA ATTTCGAGAAGGCTTTGCTGCGGGAGTTTCATCGCCTGGATCTCTACCTGAACACCCCTCTCCCTGAGGAGATTGATCAGGACAGCATGGAGGATGTCACTGTCTCCAAGAGAAAATTCCTGGATGGAGACCACCTGACACTAGCTGACTGCAACCTCCTGCCCAAACTGCACATCATCAAG ATCGCAGCCAAGAAGTACCGTGACTTTGAGATACCAGCAGACATGACGGGTGTCTGGCGCTACCTGCACAACGCCTATGCCTGCGATGAGTTCAGCCATACATGCCCAGCGGATGAAGAGATAGAGCGCACCTATGCCAGCGTTGCCAAGAAGATGACCTAG